A genomic stretch from Sphingobacterium sp. ML3W includes:
- a CDS encoding RagB/SusD family nutrient uptake outer membrane protein: protein MKFLINKYTIAVVVGLSLTGCSKDFLDKTNPNKPVDVVFWRDENDAVSAVATVYSPIRNQMSGYYGAWSGYQTMNRADDTFFLVGEEAFTWEFVNFLNSASTGNSEFGSLYKGINRANVFFKNINKVPMDEAKKKQLIGEVSFLRGMYYFLLAANWGDVPLRLTVATDDAEPGEAASAPEAEIWKQVIADFKVAKENLPVDRPASELGRVTKGAAIAHLGKALVYTKQYSEAEKELKVLLSSPYNYDLVADYQDNFKHTTKFNKESVWELAYDGTLSSGGVWGNDQPNSHLGMVLPNFVGPDGTGAWFKIMPSPAIIRDFIAEERPTGSDTRFDKRMNASFLWKYSDYQTGAVDGKWYGNQTFDDVWEKCKEKFKRHSPEELEKAFPTIDGKQGRFLMNKYTNAYMNAAGSNSHYDPAKNNNNNLRVFRFSEVLLLHAEACAQNGNIADASSSLKRIRNRAGLANKTWSGKDDLMKEIMKQNELEFFFEGHRFFDLKRWFAYADMKKIFVDNKKQGANNFGPKHYYLPIPQDELNTNTKIEQHPLWK, encoded by the coding sequence ATGAAATTTTTAATCAATAAATATACAATTGCGGTAGTAGTGGGACTGTCGCTAACAGGCTGTTCTAAGGATTTTCTGGACAAAACGAATCCCAATAAGCCGGTGGATGTTGTTTTTTGGAGGGATGAAAACGATGCGGTATCAGCTGTAGCAACTGTTTATTCACCTATTCGTAACCAGATGTCGGGTTATTATGGCGCATGGAGTGGGTATCAGACGATGAATCGGGCGGATGATACGTTTTTTCTGGTCGGGGAAGAAGCCTTTACCTGGGAATTTGTTAATTTTCTGAATAGCGCCTCGACGGGTAATAGTGAGTTTGGGAGCTTATACAAAGGTATTAACCGGGCGAATGTATTTTTCAAAAATATAAATAAAGTGCCTATGGATGAAGCCAAGAAAAAGCAACTGATCGGTGAAGTGAGTTTCCTAAGAGGGATGTACTATTTCTTATTGGCCGCCAACTGGGGTGACGTACCGTTGCGCTTGACGGTCGCTACAGATGATGCGGAACCAGGAGAAGCGGCATCTGCACCGGAGGCTGAAATCTGGAAGCAGGTGATTGCCGATTTCAAAGTAGCTAAAGAAAATTTACCTGTGGATAGACCAGCATCCGAATTGGGACGTGTGACCAAAGGAGCTGCGATTGCACATCTAGGTAAGGCATTAGTGTATACCAAGCAATATAGCGAAGCCGAAAAAGAACTGAAAGTACTACTTTCTTCACCTTATAATTATGATTTAGTAGCTGATTATCAGGATAATTTCAAACATACGACTAAGTTTAACAAAGAGTCGGTATGGGAGTTGGCATACGATGGTACCTTGAGTAGTGGTGGTGTATGGGGGAATGATCAACCAAACTCGCACTTGGGTATGGTGTTGCCTAACTTTGTAGGTCCTGATGGTACTGGAGCATGGTTCAAGATTATGCCATCACCGGCTATTATACGTGATTTTATCGCTGAGGAGAGACCAACAGGATCCGATACCCGTTTCGACAAACGTATGAATGCCAGTTTCCTATGGAAATATTCGGATTACCAGACTGGGGCTGTTGATGGTAAATGGTATGGTAATCAGACTTTTGATGATGTTTGGGAGAAATGTAAAGAGAAATTTAAGCGACATTCTCCTGAAGAGCTTGAAAAAGCTTTTCCAACTATTGATGGAAAACAGGGGCGTTTCTTGATGAATAAGTACACCAATGCTTATATGAATGCTGCGGGTTCCAACTCTCATTATGATCCCGCTAAGAATAACAACAACAATCTACGGGTGTTTCGTTTTTCTGAAGTACTATTGTTACATGCTGAAGCTTGTGCACAGAATGGAAATATTGCAGATGCCTCGTCCAGCCTTAAACGTATACGTAATCGTGCAGGATTGGCTAATAAGACTTGGAGTGGTAAAGATGATTTGATGAAGGAAATCATGAAGCAAAATGAATTGGAGTTTTTCTTTGAAGGACATCGTTTCTTTGACTTAAAACGTTGGTTTGCGTATGCTGACATGAAGAAGATTTTTGTGGATAACAAAAAGCAAGGGGCCAATAATTTCGGGCCTAAGCATTACTATCTTCCTATACCACAGGACGAATTGAATACCAATACCAAAATAGAACAACATCCGTTGTGGAAGTAA
- a CDS encoding prolyl oligopeptidase family serine peptidase, producing the protein MQNKFMKKLCYALLLLLSLKTHAQENITFQKPTSEILALADFIRPPQIKMSSDNKWMLFTYRSTYKSLEDLGQEEMKLAGLRINPRTNMESSTVFFNKIGLKKIGQQLEETDFVGMPENPSLSNFAFSPDNNRLAFTNTNESGTALFVLDLATRRVKQLTAYNLNATLDAPFQWLGNSTRLIITALPKEKNALLDPAKDLPTGPVVSTSDGKVSQLRTYQDLLKNPQDERNFETLVQSNLQFVDLDGTISKFKDKDIYTGVVFSPNGTYVMVTTIAKPYSYLVPASRFPQQTRIYDLSGKEIALVNEVPLTEVMPKGFSSTRPGRRSLQWRDDQPATLAYVEALDGGDANKPAEFRDALYTLDFPYTGAGKLIFKTKDRYAGVVWGNDKYALVHSQWYDTRNAKTFVVNPSTGESKLLHDRNSQDVYNDPGTVYQQKNALGTYSMYMDKDKVLFVGKGFTKEGEFPFVEELDLQTLKKKRLYTAAASELQERIGEIVNPKTGELLISLQSASVYPNYYLKNMKSGKQVALTTLENPFKSLEKVHKEILNYKRKDGVALSGTLYLPAGYDLNNKEKLPLLMWAYPREYKDKNTAGQSTANPKEFTFPSYGSFIYWVSKGYAVLDNAAFPIVGEGKKEPNDTFIEQLVANAEAAINAVDKLGYIDRKKVAVGGHSYGAFMTAHLLSNSKLFAAGIARSGAYNRTLTPFGFQSEQRNFWDDPALYMTMSPFVSADRMKTPLLLIHGGADNNPGTFTLQTERYFQALKNLGAPVRMVILPREAHGYVAKENIFHLLWEQDQFLEKYLKN; encoded by the coding sequence ATGCAAAATAAATTTATGAAGAAGCTATGCTATGCTCTCTTGTTGTTATTGTCTTTGAAGACGCATGCACAGGAGAATATCACTTTCCAAAAACCAACTTCCGAAATTTTGGCTTTGGCCGATTTTATTCGACCACCTCAGATAAAAATGTCCAGTGATAACAAATGGATGTTATTCACCTACCGGTCGACCTATAAGAGCTTGGAGGATCTGGGACAGGAAGAAATGAAATTGGCCGGATTGCGTATCAATCCGCGTACAAATATGGAAAGTTCGACAGTCTTTTTTAATAAGATTGGCCTGAAGAAAATTGGACAACAGTTAGAAGAAACAGATTTTGTTGGAATGCCAGAAAATCCCTCTTTGTCAAATTTTGCATTCTCCCCAGACAATAACCGTTTGGCATTTACCAATACAAATGAATCTGGAACCGCACTGTTTGTACTGGATTTAGCAACACGGAGAGTGAAACAATTGACAGCTTATAATCTGAATGCAACATTGGATGCGCCTTTTCAGTGGTTGGGCAATTCAACACGATTAATTATCACGGCCTTACCAAAGGAAAAAAATGCTTTGTTGGATCCTGCCAAGGATCTGCCCACGGGACCGGTCGTATCCACAAGCGACGGCAAAGTATCTCAACTCAGGACATACCAAGATTTATTGAAGAATCCACAGGACGAACGGAATTTTGAAACATTGGTACAATCTAATCTACAGTTTGTGGATCTAGATGGGACGATTTCCAAATTCAAAGATAAAGATATCTATACTGGGGTCGTCTTTTCGCCCAATGGTACCTATGTGATGGTAACAACAATCGCTAAACCCTATTCCTATCTGGTACCAGCTTCGCGTTTTCCACAACAGACGCGGATCTACGATCTATCGGGAAAAGAGATTGCACTGGTTAATGAAGTGCCTTTAACGGAGGTCATGCCAAAAGGATTCTCCTCTACACGTCCAGGTAGGCGTTCTTTGCAGTGGCGTGACGACCAGCCGGCAACCTTAGCTTATGTTGAAGCCCTGGATGGTGGTGATGCCAACAAACCGGCAGAATTTCGCGATGCGCTTTATACATTGGACTTCCCATATACTGGTGCGGGAAAGCTGATTTTCAAAACTAAAGATCGCTATGCTGGGGTTGTTTGGGGCAATGATAAATATGCATTGGTTCATTCGCAATGGTATGATACACGTAATGCGAAAACTTTTGTCGTTAATCCTTCCACTGGGGAATCCAAGTTGTTGCATGATCGCAACAGCCAAGATGTCTATAATGATCCGGGTACAGTATATCAACAAAAAAATGCCCTCGGAACATACAGTATGTATATGGACAAGGACAAAGTCCTATTTGTAGGCAAGGGCTTTACCAAAGAAGGAGAGTTTCCTTTTGTGGAAGAGCTGGATTTGCAAACGTTAAAGAAAAAACGCTTATATACGGCGGCAGCATCTGAATTGCAGGAACGGATTGGAGAGATTGTAAATCCAAAAACCGGTGAATTGTTGATCTCGCTCCAATCGGCATCAGTCTATCCAAATTATTACCTGAAAAACATGAAATCAGGCAAACAGGTTGCATTGACAACATTGGAAAATCCATTTAAATCGCTTGAAAAAGTTCACAAAGAAATCTTAAACTATAAACGTAAGGATGGGGTAGCGCTTTCGGGTACATTATATCTGCCGGCTGGCTATGATCTAAATAACAAGGAGAAATTACCCTTATTGATGTGGGCTTATCCAAGGGAATATAAAGACAAAAATACGGCTGGGCAAAGCACGGCGAACCCAAAGGAATTTACTTTTCCAAGTTATGGATCATTTATTTATTGGGTATCAAAAGGCTATGCGGTCTTGGATAATGCCGCATTTCCAATTGTAGGAGAGGGAAAGAAAGAACCAAATGATACCTTTATTGAGCAATTGGTCGCTAATGCGGAAGCGGCAATCAATGCCGTGGATAAATTGGGTTATATTGACCGAAAAAAGGTTGCTGTGGGTGGGCATTCGTATGGAGCCTTTATGACTGCACACTTATTGTCTAATTCAAAATTATTTGCAGCTGGGATAGCGCGTTCGGGAGCTTATAACAGGACATTAACACCATTTGGTTTCCAAAGTGAGCAACGTAACTTTTGGGATGATCCAGCCCTGTACATGACAATGTCTCCATTTGTCAGTGCTGATCGGATGAAGACGCCATTGCTGCTCATCCATGGTGGAGCGGACAATAATCCGGGAACATTTACCCTACAAACAGAACGTTATTTTCAGGCCTTAAAGAATTTGGGAGCACCCGTGCGCATGGTGATTTTGCCGCGTGAGGCCCATGGTTATGTAGCGAAGGAGAATATCTTTCACCTCCTATGGGAGCAAGATCAATTCCTTGAAAAATACTTAAAGAACTAA
- a CDS encoding AraC family transcriptional regulator, producing MRPDIFREKSPLSSDDCFVVFDRRKSSFTFPVHIHPEYELNYVEGASGAQRIIGNSVETIGEQDLVLIASPELEHAWKDGECQSNDIHEITIQFHPSLIDQYLDKKQFASIQQLLSKASRGIVFGKDTVDRVLPLLRILTLERDGFYSVMKLLVLLYELSKGEDIRVLSTATNSVLSNSELLMGRLQEYVVANINKELSLPMVAAIMNMSKSTFSRFLKSATTLNFTDYLLDFRINMAVRLLKEETPIADIVEQCGFNSVSYFYRVFKKKKGITPIEYRNSLRKQQMII from the coding sequence ATGAGACCTGATATATTTCGAGAAAAATCGCCATTATCCTCCGATGATTGCTTTGTGGTCTTTGACAGGCGAAAATCTTCTTTCACTTTTCCGGTGCATATCCATCCCGAATACGAGCTCAATTATGTGGAGGGTGCCTCCGGTGCACAGCGTATCATTGGTAATTCTGTAGAAACGATCGGTGAGCAAGATCTGGTACTGATTGCGAGTCCAGAGCTTGAACATGCCTGGAAAGATGGTGAATGTCAGTCCAATGATATCCATGAAATCACCATACAGTTTCACCCCTCGCTTATTGACCAATATCTGGACAAAAAGCAATTTGCAAGTATACAGCAGCTTTTGTCAAAAGCGTCGCGAGGGATTGTCTTCGGAAAAGATACAGTAGATCGGGTGCTTCCTTTGCTTCGCATATTGACCTTGGAGCGCGATGGATTTTATTCGGTCATGAAGCTGCTTGTCCTGCTGTATGAACTGTCAAAAGGTGAAGATATCCGTGTATTATCTACGGCGACAAATTCCGTCTTGAGCAATAGTGAGCTGCTTATGGGACGTCTACAGGAATATGTTGTTGCGAATATCAACAAAGAATTGAGCCTGCCTATGGTAGCTGCGATTATGAACATGAGCAAATCGACCTTCTCTCGTTTTTTAAAATCAGCTACAACATTAAATTTTACCGACTACTTACTTGACTTCCGGATCAATATGGCCGTTCGATTGTTAAAAGAGGAGACTCCAATTGCTGACATCGTCGAGCAATGTGGTTTTAATAGTGTTTCTTATTTCTACCGTGTATTCAAGAAGAAAAAAGGGATAACCCCGATTGAATACAGAAATAGCCTGCGGAAACAGCAGATGATTATCTAG
- the nrdI gene encoding class Ib ribonucleoside-diphosphate reductase assembly flavoprotein NrdI, producing the protein MIHIYYDSRTGNVQRFMDKVAQITGWQIHKISADLQVNHPGHLVTFTTNFGQVPENTKQFMKREAKNIYSVTSSGNRNWGPNFGLAADRISQDFDIPLAFKFELSGTMEDINQFIDILKNFCDGSKRSSKKLDIA; encoded by the coding sequence ATGATACACATTTATTACGATTCCAGAACGGGTAACGTACAGCGTTTTATGGATAAAGTCGCACAGATCACTGGCTGGCAGATCCATAAAATCAGCGCTGACCTTCAGGTAAATCACCCTGGCCATTTGGTCACATTTACCACAAATTTTGGACAGGTGCCCGAAAACACAAAACAATTCATGAAACGAGAAGCTAAAAATATCTATTCCGTAACCTCCAGTGGCAACCGCAACTGGGGTCCAAATTTCGGTTTGGCAGCTGATCGTATTTCACAGGATTTCGACATTCCACTGGCATTCAAGTTTGAACTGTCCGGAACAATGGAAGACATAAACCAATTTATTGACATCTTAAAGAACTTTTGCGATGGTAGCAAACGAAGTAGCAAAAAACTGGATATTGCTTAA
- a CDS encoding thioredoxin family protein, which yields MARIIKFEKNDCAPCAQVSAYLDQKGIQYETVNPFDEPDLAAKFKIRTVPTVIVLEDEEIQHRIIGFKPEELAAIAL from the coding sequence ATGGCAAGAATTATCAAATTTGAGAAAAACGATTGTGCTCCTTGTGCACAAGTATCGGCTTATTTGGATCAAAAAGGTATCCAATATGAAACGGTTAATCCTTTTGATGAACCTGACTTAGCCGCAAAATTCAAAATCCGTACGGTACCAACAGTAATCGTATTGGAAGATGAAGAAATTCAACACCGTATCATTGGCTTTAAACCAGAAGAATTGGCTGCCATTGCACTTTAA
- a CDS encoding aryl-sulfate sulfotransferase encodes MMVILFYSCARNRDAVLEIPSKQSLNEWVDKGELLLDITKGKENYVFNFEGGKVSVSLQEIAKVEPQLERWQTKITFSDGSELVVPSKGTDLGFIVEGIKLNPSGLNPLAALVNVWLPTYGRVKVTVRGKHGDQGNITHLCQDDTPKQGVPIFGLYPDYDNVVELTFTSMKGIERGSTTIHIQTNAIEIQDFPRWKSIKAEPAKMEPGVNLVNYPGMSEIDASLPYMIDNEGELRWLLDFKKSPELKKLSLSIGLKRTKKGTFIAGDQSEPRIVEVDMFGNLKRQWDLRKLGYTFHHEITEAANSNFLITVTKTAARLVNGQPRMNDHIIELNPQTGSLVNEWDLAKQLDTTRYVKPDGITPPAFSQTANNWAHNNSIAEIGNDLLVTLRYQGIVRFNHAGQTQWMISPHKFWGANYQSLLLKPITEDGTVITDPAVINGDASIAGFDWPWGPHTPVALSEDRILVFDNGYNRSWIPNFGSGVNNYSRVVEYKIDAAKKTVQQLWSYGKERGANAFSQALSGVQYLPQTGNILFFPGMGVKTSIGNGGRVMEIDPKTKEVLFELEITTGSGSAFHRVTRMPLYPSNL; translated from the coding sequence ATGATGGTTATCCTATTTTATTCCTGCGCCAGGAATAGGGATGCTGTGTTAGAGATTCCTTCAAAACAGTCTTTGAATGAATGGGTTGATAAGGGAGAGCTGCTGCTTGACATTACGAAAGGTAAAGAAAACTATGTGTTCAACTTTGAAGGTGGAAAGGTGTCTGTCTCTTTGCAGGAAATTGCAAAAGTGGAACCGCAGCTGGAACGCTGGCAAACTAAGATTACTTTTAGTGATGGTTCGGAACTGGTTGTGCCCAGCAAGGGTACAGACCTTGGCTTTATAGTTGAAGGTATAAAACTTAACCCTTCGGGTTTAAATCCATTGGCGGCTTTGGTTAATGTATGGCTGCCTACCTATGGTCGGGTGAAAGTTACCGTACGGGGGAAACACGGTGATCAGGGCAATATTACCCATTTATGCCAAGATGATACGCCGAAGCAAGGAGTACCCATCTTTGGGCTATATCCCGATTACGACAATGTGGTAGAACTAACCTTTACCAGTATGAAGGGGATAGAACGAGGCAGTACCACGATACATATCCAGACAAATGCTATCGAAATACAGGACTTTCCGCGGTGGAAAAGTATCAAAGCGGAGCCCGCTAAGATGGAACCTGGAGTTAACCTAGTGAACTATCCCGGCATGAGCGAGATAGACGCATCTCTGCCTTATATGATCGATAACGAAGGCGAACTACGCTGGTTATTGGATTTTAAAAAGTCGCCGGAGTTGAAAAAGCTATCTTTATCCATCGGATTGAAACGGACAAAAAAAGGAACATTCATTGCGGGTGACCAATCTGAACCGCGCATTGTAGAAGTTGACATGTTCGGTAACTTGAAGCGTCAATGGGATTTAAGGAAATTAGGCTATACTTTTCACCATGAAATTACAGAGGCTGCCAACAGCAATTTTTTAATAACAGTGACAAAAACAGCCGCGCGTTTAGTTAATGGACAACCCCGAATGAATGACCACATCATTGAACTGAATCCCCAAACAGGGAGCTTGGTCAATGAATGGGATCTGGCCAAGCAGCTGGATACTACCCGTTACGTAAAACCTGACGGTATTACTCCTCCTGCTTTTTCGCAGACGGCAAATAACTGGGCACACAACAACTCCATCGCAGAAATAGGAAATGACTTATTGGTGACTTTACGTTATCAGGGTATTGTGCGTTTTAACCACGCAGGACAGACTCAATGGATGATTTCTCCACATAAATTCTGGGGTGCCAATTATCAATCGTTGTTGCTGAAACCTATTACTGAGGATGGTACAGTTATTACCGATCCTGCTGTCATCAATGGTGATGCAAGCATCGCGGGATTTGACTGGCCTTGGGGCCCCCATACACCAGTGGCACTTTCCGAAGATCGTATTTTAGTTTTTGATAATGGCTACAACCGAAGCTGGATCCCCAATTTTGGATCAGGTGTGAACAATTATAGCCGAGTAGTCGAATATAAAATTGATGCGGCTAAGAAAACAGTGCAACAACTTTGGTCTTATGGAAAAGAAAGAGGGGCAAATGCATTTTCTCAAGCTTTATCGGGGGTACAATACCTGCCACAGACTGGTAATATTCTATTCTTTCCCGGTATGGGGGTGAAAACAAGTATAGGGAATGGAGGTCGCGTGATGGAAATCGATCCGAAGACGAAGGAAGTTTTGTTTGAACTTGAAATAACTACCGGCAGCGGCTCAGCATTTCACAGGGTAACACGTATGCCACTCTATCCTTCGAATTTATAA
- a CDS encoding TonB-dependent receptor — protein sequence MRKTALLLLLSAYGTFAWAQQSQKVRGKVLDADNKPVAGATVNIKGSTGGTKTDADGSFALDVEKGKTLKITYVGMKEQEILVNDASTYSIVLQSGTDLDEVVVIGYGTVKKRDLTGAVASVSGKDLQSNIAKSTAGALQGRVAGVSVTNAGGAPGAGLNVTIRGLSSFGSNTPLYVVDGVFGDINLVDPNDIASLEVLKDASAAAIYGSRAANGVVIVTTKSGRQNTATTLSVNAFTGVQKVSKMLDLMDATQWKNFQKENKLLPQSAEAMTANTDWQKEVFRAAPMHKVNVDVAGGGERSTYSVSAGYMAQEGILLNTDYKTFNLRTKNTFSLFNNHLRLGNTFLIKNGDQQRGSELTITDILRQNPLVPVYDSAVLGGYGTHSSWMKNIENPVGVLNLYNNQRHQTDIMLSGYAEVDLFVKGLKYRLNVGANRTTGRNYNKKAEPHVYGDKLIQSYLRESAFFNNQWLIENTLHYDRTFEKHTLSVLAGYSAQENNNRGFGLGRYDIPLGTDAIDAAAMDQQSTNGNLQEDALISQFGRLMYTYDNRYLLTATIRRDGSSKFAEGHRYGVFPSVALGWNVMNEAFFESAKKTVNEFKIRASYGRLGNQNIANYTTQFTTQYGINYIQGGKLWLGAIPGYEWVSPNALTWEETETSDIGLDLAFLNNRLSVSADYYVRETKNILLGINRAPSSGLGGTPVMNAGVISNKGFEFLTSFRDAIGAVKYNISVNASTVKNNMKAVTLGSIQEFAGFNPHAEGDITWARVGYPIGGFWLVKTDGIFQSDAEVQAYKSSNGTVIQPNAKAGDIRFVDFNDDGKITDYQDAQYLGSPFPKLAYGIRGNVEYKGVDLGVFFDGVSGNKIYNYTRARIESTNEVNNHATSLLNSWKTSNTNTDIPRYTREDPNNNRRRTSDRWLENGSFFRLKTLEIGYTLPQNVLSKAALKSARIFFAGDNLFTSTKYKGYTPDLGINSDENGGGSSTMTAGTDYGRFPLARTFMFGVQASF from the coding sequence ATGAGAAAAACAGCTCTACTGCTTTTACTTTCGGCTTATGGCACATTTGCTTGGGCGCAACAATCCCAAAAAGTACGAGGGAAAGTCCTTGATGCAGATAATAAGCCAGTGGCGGGGGCCACTGTAAACATCAAAGGTAGCACCGGGGGGACAAAAACTGATGCTGATGGTTCCTTCGCACTTGATGTTGAGAAAGGGAAAACCTTAAAAATTACCTATGTGGGGATGAAGGAACAGGAGATTCTTGTCAATGATGCATCAACTTATAGTATTGTGCTTCAATCAGGAACCGACTTGGATGAAGTTGTTGTTATTGGATATGGTACAGTAAAAAAACGCGATTTGACAGGTGCTGTGGCATCTGTATCGGGGAAGGATCTACAGTCCAATATAGCTAAAAGTACAGCGGGAGCGTTGCAAGGCCGTGTTGCGGGGGTATCCGTGACCAATGCGGGGGGAGCTCCCGGAGCGGGACTGAACGTGACTATTCGTGGTTTAAGCTCTTTTGGTAGCAATACACCGCTTTATGTTGTAGATGGTGTATTTGGGGACATCAATTTGGTGGATCCTAATGATATCGCTTCGTTGGAAGTCTTGAAAGATGCATCAGCAGCAGCGATTTATGGTTCACGTGCCGCTAATGGTGTAGTTATTGTGACCACCAAAAGCGGTCGGCAAAACACAGCCACTACACTCAGCGTAAACGCATTCACAGGTGTGCAAAAGGTTTCCAAAATGTTGGATCTTATGGACGCCACACAATGGAAAAATTTTCAGAAAGAGAATAAGTTACTGCCTCAGAGTGCCGAAGCGATGACAGCTAATACGGATTGGCAGAAAGAAGTATTCCGTGCGGCGCCTATGCATAAAGTTAATGTGGATGTTGCAGGCGGAGGTGAACGTTCAACTTATAGTGTTTCTGCTGGTTACATGGCTCAGGAAGGGATACTTTTGAATACAGATTACAAAACCTTTAATCTACGGACTAAAAATACCTTTAGCCTGTTTAATAACCATCTACGCTTGGGGAATACATTCTTGATTAAGAATGGGGATCAACAGCGGGGATCAGAATTGACGATTACCGATATTTTGCGCCAGAACCCTTTGGTTCCTGTATATGATTCGGCGGTATTGGGTGGGTACGGCACTCATTCTTCCTGGATGAAAAATATCGAAAATCCTGTTGGCGTCCTCAATTTGTACAACAACCAACGTCATCAGACCGATATTATGCTTAGCGGTTATGCGGAGGTTGACCTTTTTGTTAAAGGACTGAAGTATAGGTTGAATGTTGGGGCCAATCGTACTACAGGACGTAATTATAATAAAAAGGCAGAACCACATGTGTATGGTGATAAATTAATACAATCTTATTTGAGGGAAAGTGCATTTTTCAACAATCAGTGGTTGATTGAAAACACTTTACACTATGATCGTACATTTGAAAAGCATACGCTATCTGTTTTGGCTGGATATTCAGCGCAGGAAAACAATAACCGTGGATTTGGTTTGGGACGTTATGATATTCCATTAGGTACAGATGCTATCGATGCCGCAGCAATGGATCAGCAGTCTACCAATGGTAACCTTCAAGAGGATGCGTTGATTTCTCAGTTTGGTCGTTTGATGTACACCTATGACAACCGTTATCTTCTGACTGCTACCATAAGACGCGATGGTTCTTCGAAATTTGCAGAAGGTCATCGCTATGGTGTATTTCCTTCTGTTGCTTTGGGTTGGAACGTGATGAACGAAGCCTTCTTTGAGTCCGCTAAGAAAACGGTCAATGAATTTAAGATTCGCGCCAGCTATGGTCGTTTGGGTAACCAGAATATTGCTAACTACACCACACAGTTCACTACCCAATATGGTATCAATTACATTCAGGGAGGCAAATTGTGGCTAGGTGCTATTCCGGGCTACGAATGGGTATCCCCAAATGCCTTGACCTGGGAAGAAACCGAAACCAGTGACATTGGTTTAGATCTGGCTTTTTTGAATAATCGATTGAGCGTTAGTGCTGACTATTATGTGCGCGAGACTAAGAACATCCTTTTGGGAATCAACCGCGCGCCTTCATCGGGCTTAGGTGGTACTCCGGTAATGAATGCTGGGGTAATCAGTAACAAGGGATTTGAATTTTTGACCAGTTTTCGGGATGCTATAGGCGCGGTTAAATACAATATTTCTGTTAATGCATCTACTGTCAAGAACAATATGAAGGCTGTGACCCTAGGTTCTATACAAGAGTTTGCCGGTTTTAATCCGCATGCTGAAGGAGATATTACCTGGGCGAGAGTTGGCTATCCTATAGGAGGTTTCTGGTTGGTTAAGACTGATGGTATTTTCCAGTCTGATGCTGAAGTACAGGCGTATAAAAGTTCGAATGGTACGGTTATACAGCCTAATGCTAAGGCTGGAGATATTCGTTTTGTAGATTTCAATGATGATGGAAAAATCACAGATTATCAAGATGCCCAGTATTTAGGAAGCCCTTTTCCTAAGCTAGCTTATGGTATCCGAGGTAATGTGGAATATAAGGGCGTTGATTTGGGCGTTTTCTTTGACGGAGTGTCTGGTAATAAAATATATAACTATACCCGGGCGCGTATAGAATCAACCAATGAGGTCAATAACCATGCGACAAGTTTGTTGAACTCCTGGAAAACTTCAAATACCAATACGGATATTCCACGCTACACGCGTGAAGATCCGAATAACAATAGACGTCGTACATCTGACCGTTGGTTGGAGAATGGATCTTTCTTCCGTTTAAAAACCCTGGAGATAGGTTATACATTGCCACAGAATGTGTTGAGCAAAGCGGCATTGAAAAGTGCCCGCATCTTTTTCGCTGGTGACAACTTGTTTACTTCGACAAAGTATAAGGGATACACGCCGGATCTGGGAATCAATTCCGATGAGAATGGCGGTGGGTCCAGTACGATGACCGCAGGGACAGATTATGGTCGTTTCCCTTTGGCACGCACCTTTATGTTTGGTGTGCAAGCCAGCTTCTAA